The following are encoded in a window of Cottoperca gobio chromosome 20, fCotGob3.1, whole genome shotgun sequence genomic DNA:
- the LOC115025337 gene encoding queuine tRNA-ribosyltransferase accessory subunit 2-like isoform X1 — MKLQLSCVVQGRSRLGVLKGLGRTGQHSLEVPGCLLHTQLGTVPHLTQDTLHTMSNLPSVSQVTLSHIAEHQEALEEFKDGFRKFAGLHDTVLYCSLHDPATPCPTGHTTSKTVSVWGSGGRIELTVAKFMALQKTVQPDWYQSMADGETWPKNTSRKRVRKSVDRSLAHLDECLLVHHKSQELESVEVFGVVEGGDILEERLRSARETAKRPVAGFCLDGLQTGCMDQALRTQLITAVTTELPEDKPRLLQGVGRPDEVLACVEAGVDLFESFFPFQVTERGCALSFSFHISPELAVPALDEERDTAGEALQNGDLSLDDQTQMTSFEINLKDERYRDDFRPVVEGCGCYCCKNHQRAYLHHLLVTNEMLAGVLLMIHNTTHYHAFFGALREALANDEMDLLKRRVLGERKD, encoded by the exons ATGAAGCTGCAGCTGTCCTGTGTGGTCCAGGGGAGGAGTCGGCTGGGTGTCCTGAAGGGGCTCGGCAGGACGGGGCAGCACTCTCTGGAAGTCCCGGGGTGTCTGCTGCACACACAATTGGGCACAGTGCCCCACCTCACCCAGGACACTCTGCACACCATGAGCAACCTGCCCTCTGTCTCACAGGTCACCCTGTCTCATAT aGCAGAGCACCAGGAAGCGTTGGAGGAGTTCAAGGATGGCTTCAGGAAGTTTGCAG GTCTTCATGACACCGTGTTGTACTGCTCGCTTCACGACCCTGCGACCCCCTGCCCAACAGGTCACACTACTAGCAAG ACGGTGTCTGTGTGGGGCAGCGGCGGGCGCATCGAGCTGACGGTGGCGAAGTTCATGGCTCTCCAGAAGACCGTGCAGCCAGACTGGTACCAGAGCATGGCCGACGGAGAGACGTGGCCGAAAAACACTTCCCGCAAAAGGGTTAGAAAGTCGGTGGATCGATCTCTCGCCCACTTGGATGAGTGTCTGCTTGTTCACCATAAatcacag GAGTTGGAGAGCGTGGAGGTGTTTGGGGTGGTGGAGGGAGGAGACATCCTGGAAGAGAGGCTGCGCTCAGCCAGGGAGACGGCCAAGAGGCCGGTGGCAGGATTCTGCCTGGACGGTCTCCAGACGGGCTGCATGGACCAGGCGCTGAGGACGCAGCTCATCACGGCCGTGACCACGGAGCTGCCTGAGGACAAACCCAG ACTGCTGCAGGGCGTAGGACGACCTGATGAGGTGCTGGCGTGCGTGGAGGCCGGCGTGGACCTGTTCGAGAGCTTCTTCCCCTTCCAGGTGACGGAGCGAGGCTGCGCTCTGAGCTTCAGCTTCCACATCTCCCCGGAGCTCGCAG TGCCGGCTCTGGATGAAGAAAGGGACACCGCTGGGGAGGCGCTGCAGAATGGAGATTTGAGTCTTGATGATCAAACGCAGATGACGTCCTTTGAGATCAATCTCAAAGACGAGAG GTACCGGGATGACTTCAGGCCCGTGGTGGAGGGGTGTGGCTGCTACTGCTGTAAGAACCACCAGAGGGCGTACCTGCACCACCTGTTGGTGACCAACGAGATGCTGGCTGGAGTCCTGCTCATGATCCACAACACGACCCACTATCATGCCTTCTTCGGCGCTCTGAGAGAAGCTCTGGCCAACGATGAAATGGACCTCCTTAAGAGACGGGTTCTTGGGGAGAGAAAGGACTAA
- the LOC115025337 gene encoding queuine tRNA-ribosyltransferase accessory subunit 2-like isoform X2 yields MSNLPSVSQVTLSHIAEHQEALEEFKDGFRKFAGLHDTVLYCSLHDPATPCPTGHTTSKTVSVWGSGGRIELTVAKFMALQKTVQPDWYQSMADGETWPKNTSRKRVRKSVDRSLAHLDECLLVHHKSQELESVEVFGVVEGGDILEERLRSARETAKRPVAGFCLDGLQTGCMDQALRTQLITAVTTELPEDKPRLLQGVGRPDEVLACVEAGVDLFESFFPFQVTERGCALSFSFHISPELAVPALDEERDTAGEALQNGDLSLDDQTQMTSFEINLKDERYRDDFRPVVEGCGCYCCKNHQRAYLHHLLVTNEMLAGVLLMIHNTTHYHAFFGALREALANDEMDLLKRRVLGERKD; encoded by the exons ATGAGCAACCTGCCCTCTGTCTCACAGGTCACCCTGTCTCATAT aGCAGAGCACCAGGAAGCGTTGGAGGAGTTCAAGGATGGCTTCAGGAAGTTTGCAG GTCTTCATGACACCGTGTTGTACTGCTCGCTTCACGACCCTGCGACCCCCTGCCCAACAGGTCACACTACTAGCAAG ACGGTGTCTGTGTGGGGCAGCGGCGGGCGCATCGAGCTGACGGTGGCGAAGTTCATGGCTCTCCAGAAGACCGTGCAGCCAGACTGGTACCAGAGCATGGCCGACGGAGAGACGTGGCCGAAAAACACTTCCCGCAAAAGGGTTAGAAAGTCGGTGGATCGATCTCTCGCCCACTTGGATGAGTGTCTGCTTGTTCACCATAAatcacag GAGTTGGAGAGCGTGGAGGTGTTTGGGGTGGTGGAGGGAGGAGACATCCTGGAAGAGAGGCTGCGCTCAGCCAGGGAGACGGCCAAGAGGCCGGTGGCAGGATTCTGCCTGGACGGTCTCCAGACGGGCTGCATGGACCAGGCGCTGAGGACGCAGCTCATCACGGCCGTGACCACGGAGCTGCCTGAGGACAAACCCAG ACTGCTGCAGGGCGTAGGACGACCTGATGAGGTGCTGGCGTGCGTGGAGGCCGGCGTGGACCTGTTCGAGAGCTTCTTCCCCTTCCAGGTGACGGAGCGAGGCTGCGCTCTGAGCTTCAGCTTCCACATCTCCCCGGAGCTCGCAG TGCCGGCTCTGGATGAAGAAAGGGACACCGCTGGGGAGGCGCTGCAGAATGGAGATTTGAGTCTTGATGATCAAACGCAGATGACGTCCTTTGAGATCAATCTCAAAGACGAGAG GTACCGGGATGACTTCAGGCCCGTGGTGGAGGGGTGTGGCTGCTACTGCTGTAAGAACCACCAGAGGGCGTACCTGCACCACCTGTTGGTGACCAACGAGATGCTGGCTGGAGTCCTGCTCATGATCCACAACACGACCCACTATCATGCCTTCTTCGGCGCTCTGAGAGAAGCTCTGGCCAACGATGAAATGGACCTCCTTAAGAGACGGGTTCTTGGGGAGAGAAAGGACTAA